The Lachnospiraceae bacterium genome includes the window ATCGGCATTGAGGCAGAGCAGATCCGTACTGCATTTTTAAGGCATAGCACCAGCAAAATCCGTCAGGTAGAGGATCTGCTCTCCAGCCTGACACTGGGATTTCGCGGAGAGGCGCTTGCCAGCATCGCCGCTGTAGCGCGTGTGGAACTGCTTACGAAGACAGAAAAGGCATTAACCGGCGTGCGCTATGTCATCGAGGGCGGAGAGGAAAAGCTCTGGGAAGAAGTAGCCTGCCCAAAAGGAACGACAATTAAGGTAGAAAACCTGTTTTTTAATACGCCGGCCCGCAAAAAATTCCTCAAAAAACCAATGGCAGAAGCGGCCGCGATTACAGATCTGATGCAAAAGATGGCGCTGGGGCATCCGGAGATTTCATTTCGGTATTTGAATGGCAGGAGAGAGCCTTCCATTTATACGGCAGGCAAGGGCGAGATAAAAAACAGCATTTATGCCGTCTATGGAAAAGAACTGCTGGATAAGCTCCTGCCGGTTCATGGCAGCATTGCTTTAGAAGAAGGAAAAACCATGCAGGTGGAGGGCTTTGTGAGCCGGCCGCAAATGACGAGAGCCAATCGTACTTATGAAAATTTTTTCATAAACGGGCGCTATATCAGAAGTGCATTGCTTGAAAAGGCGCTGGACGAGGCCTACAAGGATTATGTCGTGCCGGGACAGTTCCCGGCGGCCATTCTGCATTTGCGGATGGATCCGGCAGCGCTGGATGTGAATGTGCATCCAACGAAGATGGAAGTGCGGTTTATGCAGGAAGAGAGAACAAGAGAAGCGCTGTATGAGGTGATTGCGGCTTGCTTAGCAGAAAAAGATCTGATCAGCCGCAGCGGCAGCTTTTATAAAGAAAAACAAGAGCCTCAAAAGCAGGAGCGTCTGGAGGAGCAGGCAGAACCGGCACCGCCGAAATTATATATGCCGCAGGCGCAGCCGGCTAAGCCGGCAAGCTGGCC containing:
- the mutL gene encoding DNA mismatch repair endonuclease MutL translates to MAQIRLLDQATVNKIAAGEVVERPASIVKELTENAIDAQATQITVEIKDGGIGSIRITDNGIGIEAEQIRTAFLRHSTSKIRQVEDLLSSLTLGFRGEALASIAAVARVELLTKTEKALTGVRYVIEGGEEKLWEEVACPKGTTIKVENLFFNTPARKKFLKKPMAEAAAITDLMQKMALGHPEISFRYLNGRREPSIYTAGKGEIKNSIYAVYGKELLDKLLPVHGSIALEEGKTMQVEGFVSRPQMTRANRTYENFFINGRYIRSALLEKALDEAYKDYVVPGQFPAAILHLRMDPAALDVNVHPTKMEVRFMQEERTREALYEVIAACLAEKDLISRSGSFYKEKQEPQKQERLEEQAEPAPPKLYMPQAQPAKPASWPLSKPDPAVPFIVEEEEPAPIYKGKQISVHEEKIVEPKEPESSMLAEEPAAYEAPPKQHTLRLIGQIFRTYWLAEEENIFYIIDQHAAHERVLYDRYRKLLQEEQMDTQLLMEPAVCLANPKAVAELAQYQSIFERLGFQVEAFGEDAVIVRGVPFIFNGALPPEDFAHMLDMLYEGHADTARDLLIDRIAMMSCKAAVKGNNTMSQQEAQSLLDQLFASSNPYNCPHGRPTIISMTQYELEKKFKRI